A genomic stretch from Penaeus monodon isolate SGIC_2016 chromosome 25, NSTDA_Pmon_1, whole genome shotgun sequence includes:
- the LOC119589237 gene encoding translocator protein-like, whose product MLSFVSPAFVAAIAAPYPGAAIGGYITSRNMKNWYMTKLRKPWWRPPNYVFGPVWTVLYSSMGYASYLVYRDGGGWKGAARLPLLLYGSQLALNWAWTPLFFGKKWLGWACIELVALNINIAACIWTFGDINITASYLMLPYLAWGVFATGLNYWIYDNNKDGKHLQVRSQKKEVSSQ is encoded by the exons ATGCTTTCCTTTGTATCACCAGCCTTTGTGGCTGCAATAGCAGCCCCATACCCTGGTGCAGCCATTGGGGGTTACATTACTAGTAGGAATATGAAGAACTGGTATATGACA AAACTACGTAAACCCTGGTGGCGTCCTCCAAATTACGTGTTTGGCCCTGTATGGACTGTCCTGTATAGCAGCATGGGCTATGCTTCATATCTAGTTTATCGTGATGGAGGGGGTTGGAAAGGGGCAGCACGCCTACCCCTTTTACTCTATGGATCCCAGCTTGCTCTCAATTGGGCATGGACACCCTTGTTCTTTGGGAAAAAGTGGTTGGGTTGG GCTTGTATTGAGCTGGTGGCTCTTAACATCAACATTGCTGCATGTATCTGGACATTTGGAGATATCAACATCACAGCATCTTATCTCATGCTTCCTTATCTTGCCTGGGGCGTATTTGCCACAGGTTTAAATTATtggatttatgataataacaaggatgggAAGCACCTGCAGGTCAGAAGTCAGAAAAAGGAAGTGTCATCCCAGTAG
- the LOC119589236 gene encoding methionine aminopeptidase 1-like translates to MKTKMSAAGIETHVCQTSGCSEEAKLQCPTCIKLGIDGSFFCSQTCFKSSWEVHKLLHKKTRSSDSSSTQYNPWPYYMFTGSLRPYLKSAKREVPRTIGRPDYADDPNGFPHSEQKLRGSTSIKCLSDEEIEGMRVACKLAREVLDEGVKVSGVGVTTDEIDRVIHEAAIDRECYPSPLNYHGFPKSCCTSINEVICHGIPDMRPLQNGDICNIDVTVYHRDFHGDLNETLFIGEVNKTAKTLVKTTWECLQKAIEIVEPGVKYRDIGAVIQKHAHSHGFSVVRSYCGHGIHQLFHTAPSVPHYAKNKAVGVMKPGHTFTIEPMISEGTWKDEQWPDDWTAVTADGKLSAQFEETLLVTDIGVEVLTRRREKNGQPYFMD, encoded by the exons ATGAAAACAAAGATGTCCGCCGCCGGAATCGAGACGCATGTTTGCCAAACTTCGGGATGTTCCGAGGAGGCAAAGCTCCAGTGTCCGACGTGCATCAAACTGGGAATTGATGGCTCCTTCTTTTGCTCACAG aCATGCTTCAAAAGTTCATGGGAAGTACATAAATTACTTCATAAGAAGACAA GATCATCAGATTCCAGCTCGACACAGTACAATCCTTGGCCGTATTACATGTTCACAG GCAGTTTACGTCCATATCTAAAAAGTGCCAAAAGAGAAGTTCCAAGAACAATAGGCAGACCAGATTATGCGGATGACCCAAATGGGTTTCCACACTCAGAACAGAAATTGCGAGGTTCCACCAGTATAAAGTGCCTTTCTGATGAAGAAATTGAGGGAATGAGAGTAGCATGCAAG CTTGCACGTGAAGTGTTAGATGAAGGTGTAAAGGTTTCTGGGGTAGGGGTGACAACTGATGAAATTGACAGGGTCATACATGAAGCGGCTATTGACAGAGAATGttacccttcccctctcaacTATCATGGCTTTCCCAAGTCATGTTGCACATCCATCAATGAGGTCATCTGTCATGGAATTCCTGATATGAGGCCATTGCAAAATGGAGATATCTGCAACA TTGATGTAACCGTATACCATCGTGATTTCCATGGTGACTTGAATGAAACCTTATTTATTGGTGAAGTAAACAAGACAGCTAAGACCCTTGTTAAAACGACTTGGGAATGCCTTCAGAAGGCTATTGAAATTG TTGAGCCAGGGGTGAAGTACCGAGACATTGGTGCTGTTATTCAAAAGCATGCTCACTCTCATGGGTTCTCGGTTGTGCGTTCTTACTGTGGCCACGGCATCCACCAGCTGTTCCACACAGCACCTTCTGTTCCGCATTATGCTA AAAACAAAGCTGTTGGAGTTATGAAGCCAGGTCATACTTTTACAATTGAACCAATGATATCAGAAG GCACTTGGAAAGATGAGCAGTGGCCAGATGACTGGACAGCAGTAACTGCAGATGGGAAGCTTTCTGCCCAGTTCGAAGAGACTTTGCTGGTGACTGACATTGGTGTGGAAGTTCTGACtcgacgaagagaaaaaaatgggcagCCCTATTTCATGGATTGA